The region GCAGGAGTATTAAATAATTTTTTCCATCCATTGCCCTTAACCTGGTTTTTATCCCGCCTATACTTTTGTTCTCTGAAAACCGCACTTTCTTTCATACCAAGTCGTACAAGAACTGCCAGTATAACCGGAATAATTCCAAAGAAGAACAGCGCATGCCAGCCTAAGTTAGGAATAATAACTGCCGCTAATACAGACGCCACAATTGATCCAATCTGACCTGCAATAGAAGCAAACGATGTCATCCTTCCTAGTACTTTTCTTGAGAATGCTTCACTCAACATCGTAATGGCAATTCCATACTCCCCACTGGCACCAATTCCCATGACTACTCTAAATAAACAAAGCATGAAAAAAGAATTCGTAAATCCTGTTGCAGTTGTTCCGATTGCGTAGATAATGATTGACCAACTTAAGGTTCGAACCCTTCCAAAGCGATCTGCCAAAATTCCAAATAAAATCCCGCCAATTAGTGAACCAACACTAGTAATTGACGGGAGTAAGCCTGCTTGAGTATTTGAAATATGTAACGTAGAAATAATCGATGCTAATGAAAAGGAAATAAACATTGCGTCCATATTTTCTAATGTAAAACCTAATAGAGTCGATGCGGTAACCTTTTTTTGATAACTTGTCATTCTTGACATAAAAACATCCTCCAAATTGACGATCACGGTCGTCATTTATTTGATACACTGATTTTTAGTATAATTAATCAAATTTTGTTATGCAAGTGCTTTTTTAATTTATTGTTTTCTCCTAATATAAGGTCATTGTTTTGTGATATGTAAAAATATGAGCTTTTCGAATGTAAAAAGGCTTACATTCCTGTCATAAAATGATATTATTATGGTATCAAATATTGATTGGATGGTGGACAGCATGTTACAACAATATAAAAATATTCTAGCACCAGTTGACGGATCAAAAGCAACTGAAACAGTCCTTGATCGTGCAATCGAAGTAGCCAAAAGAAATGACACTCACCTCGATATCCTGAACGTTTTGGAAGTCAATCAATTCAGTGATACTTACGGTGGTGCTGTTAGTGGCGACGTGATCTATAAACTTTCAGAAGATGTTCAAGATCGCCTTGAAAAACTGAAGAAAAGGGCTGAGGATGCTGGAGTAAAAGATGTGAGTGTTCACATTCGATTTGGTAACCCTAAGCCAGTTATCGCTAAGGAATTCCCCACTGATCATCACAACGAACTTATCATGATTGGTTCAACCGGCTTAAACGCCTTAGAACGTTTCATGGTTGGATCTGTTGCAACATATGTAACACGCAATGCCATTTGTGATGTCTTAGTTGTTAAGCCTGACATGGCTGATGAGCAAAAATAAAAACTTCATTTAAAATATAGTAGTGATACACAAGGCTCGATTAACCTTTATTGGTTAATTTGGAGCCTTTTTATTTTTCGATTTTTAAAATTGACACCGTGTCATTTTGTGTTACTATATAAATTGACACCGTGTCATTTTTAAATTTAGGAGGTTAATATGTATTCAGATAAAATTTTTACTATCAAAGCTGATAAAAGAAATGCTATAACTAACGCCCTCTTAACAGAATTCTCTAACTACTCCTTAGCCGATTCGCAAGTTGCTCGAATTGTAAAAGACGCTAATATTTCTCGGGGTGCATTTTATAACTATTTTAAAGACCTTTCAGAAGCCTATCAATATCTTTATGGTCTTGCCTTAAAGGATATTCATTCCAATATTACCCATAATCCCACACTAAGCTCAGTGGATTTTGTTAATGAAGTTCGCTCTTTCTTAAAGAGCACCGAAAAAAGCACCTATTATCACTTTATACAAATGCACTATCGCTATAACGAATCCTATGTTGCAAAAAGAGTCGTCCCCGCAGACTCCCAAAACAATATTCATTGGGCGCAGACGGTTTTATCACACGAGGTAATTCGGGACTCATTACTTCAACCTTCAACAACTAATGACCGATTAAAACAATTAAGCTTCGTTTTAGAAAAACTGGAGGATTAACATGTTCTTAGCTATCAAAGAAATAAAAAAAGAAAAGTTACGCTACGGACTGATAATTGGAATGATCGTATTGATTAGCTACCTAATATTCATATTAACTAGTCTCTCGTTAGGATTGGCCCAACAAAATACAAACGCTATTAATTCGTGGAATGTCCATAACATTATTTTAAATAAAGATTCAAATATTAATCTAAATCAGTCCCTTATTACAGAAGCACAATTAAAAAAACAACCAATGACTGATAAGGAGGCTCCCATTGGTGCGACCTCTGCGGTTGTAAAAGATAAGTCAAAGAAAAAAATATCGGCAACATTCATAGGTTTAAATACTAATCAATTTATTGCTCAAAATATTCATCTTAGTAAAGGACATCACTTTAAATCTGAAAACGAAGTAGTTGTCGATGATCAATTCCAACAGAGCGGTTATCGTTTGGGTGATCACATTACCCTCAACGATAATTCCAAAACGTATACAATTGTAGGATTTACACCAAAAGCCGAAATAAACATTGCTCCAATTGTTTATGGAAAACTTTCTGCTTGGAAAACTCTAAATAGTACTCAACCCAATATTGCAGCAAGCGCCATTGTTTCTAAAAATAAAAACGTTAAAACCACTTCACCGTTAAAATCTTATGGAATTAACACCTTTATTCAAAAGTTACCAGGATACTCCGCACAAAATTTAACGTTTTCTTTAATGATTGGATTTCTAATGATTATTTCACTAATTGTTATCGCCGTTTTTTTGTACATCATTACCATTCAAAAACTACCCAACTATGCAGTACTCCGCGCCCAAGGGATTCCTGGTAAGGTTCTAGTAATCAGTACCTTCGCGCAGTCAGTTATTCTGGTTATTAGCGGGGTAAGTTATCAGCAGTATTTTAACAATGCTTACAGCCCTGGTGTTACCTTCCGCCGTTCCGATTGCCTTTGATCTTCCGGTTTTATTCGGAGTTGGTTTGGGCATCATTTTGACATCCCTGCTTGGCGGACTCTTACCAATTCGAAGCGTCATTAAAGTCGATCCCATAAGTGTAATTGGAGGATAATTATGACAAATATTAAAATAGAAAATGTAAATCAAATTTATGGCAAAGGCAGTGCCGAGGTTAAAGTTCTACATGATGTAAACTTTGAAGCACATTCTGGTTCATTAAATTTAATTTTAGGGCCCAGTGGCTCAGGAAAAAGTACCTTTTTAACAATCGCTGGAGGGTTGCGAACACCAACTAGCGGAAATATAATTGTTGATGATATAAACTATAGGCAGAGTTCGAAAAAAAGCCTAGAAAAATTACGACTCAACGAAATCGGCTTCGTACTTCAAAATTATCGTTTGCTTCCTTTCCTAAACGTTCTCGAACAATTTAAACTTGTGGACAAAGTAAAATCTACTGGTAATATTAGCTCTAAGGAACTGGAATCTTTATTAGAAAGTCTCGGTATCAAAGATTTAACAAACAAATACCCTACCGAACTATCTGGTGGGCAGCAACAACGCGTTGCAATTGCACGAGCACTATATCCTAACCCATCAATCATTCTGGCCGACGAACCAACAGCGTCTCTAGATAGTAAGCGCGTTAAAGAGGTTGGGCGCCAATTAGCAGATCTAGCTCATCAGCAAAATAAAATTGTTATTGTAGTTACACATGACCTACGCTTGAAAGAATTTGCCGACCAAAAATTTGAAATCAATGACGGATACCTCACAAAAATTAATTAATACCAACACGAGGAAGATCACTTTGGAATGGACTTATCACCGCATACTAAACGAAAGATACAAGGTCACACCTTTACGGACTCTGCTAAAGGAAAACTGGTGGCTAACGAAAAAACAAATCCATTTTTTACGAATAAATCATAATGTACTCGTCAATGGAAATTATGTTCCCATCAATAATTTAGTTCGTCCTGGAGACCGGATTGAACTAAAATTCGACAGTCAAACCATTGATACACCAATTCCACCGTTTCTAGCCGATGATAGTGTCAAACTTGATATTATTTTTGAAATGAATGATTTCTTGGTTGTTAATAAGCCTGCCGGGTATAAAACGCATTCTAATCAACCTGGGGAACTAAATAGCATAATGAATTTTTTAACAAGCTATCTTGATCCAGTTATTCCTTACAACGTTCATAGGTTGGATCAGGCGACAAGTGGTGCATTGCTAGTCGCCAAAAACCCGGTTGTTCTACCAATTTTAAATCAACAAATTTCAAAAAAAATAATCAAGAGATCATATTTGGCACTCGTTGAAGGTGGTTTAACGCAAACTAGTGGCACCATCGATTTTCCTATTGGGATTGACCCTAAAGACCAACGTAAAAGAAAAATCGGTGGCCCACACTCCTTGTCAGCCATTACACATTATCAGGTTCTTAGTTCCACTAATAATAGATCCCTTGTTCAATTAGATTTGGAAACCGGTCGAACACATCAAATTCGACTTCACTTAGCTGCAATAGGTCATCCAATAATTGGCGATCCACTGTATTCGAACATAAAATCCGAACATATGTTATTACATTCATGGAAGATTAAAGTCCCCATCCCTTTTACATTGGATTGCATTCAACTATCCGCAGGGCTTCCCCAATATTTCAAATCCCATATTAAGTAATTCTCTAGCTATTCAAAAAGCGTTGACTCTTTTCAGAATCAACGCTTTTTTCTATTAAAATTATTATTTTAAATCTTTCCAAACCCAGTTCTTAACTTCTGGAAGATCATCACCGTTATCACGGATGTATTGGTAATGTTTTTCAAGCTCATTGTCCATTTCTTGAACAAATTCTGAGCCCTTTTCGTCGTAGTCAGGAATTGAATTAATAGCATCCTGAGCTAAGTGGAAACGATCCAATTCATTCAACACACGCATATCGAATGGAGTTGTAATGTCACCCTCTTCACGATAACCATGCACATGTAAGTTATGGTTATGACGATCAAAGAAGATTGAACGAATTAGGTCTTCAAAACCATGGAATGCGAAGATAACTGGCTTATCTTTTGTAAAGTAATGATCAAATTCTTCATCACTTATACCATGTGAATTAAGTTTTGGACTTTGAAGCTTCAATAAATCAATAACATTGATAAAGCGAATCTTCAAATCAGGGAATTGGTCATGCAAAATGTTAATTGCTGCCAAACTTTCCATATTAGGTTCGGTACCAGCTGCAGCAAACACAACATCCGGTTCCTTACCATTATCAGTACTTGCCCAATCAATAATACCAAGCCCCTTGTCAACCAACTCTTCAGCTTCATCAATTGAATAGAACTGTGGACGAGGTTGTTTTGAAGTGATTAACAAGTTAACCTTTTGACGATCATTCATGATCTTAGGACTGACAGCTAACAATGAGTTGGCATCAGCTGGTAAATATTCACGAATGAACTCTGGCTTCTTTTCAGCCAAGTGAGTCAAGATACCTGGATCTTGATGAGTGTAACCATTATGATCTTGTTGGAAACTAGTTGACGTTGAAACAATATTCAATGAAGGATAGTCATGGCGCCACTCTAGTTCGTCGGCCTTACGAATCCACTTGAAGTGTTGCGTGATCATTGAATCAACTACGCGCAAGAAGGCCTCATAACTAGTAAAGATTCCATGACGACCAGTTAAAGTATATGCTTCAAGCCACGCTTCAGCTGAGTGTTCTGACAATTGTGAATCCAAAATACGACCCGCTGGTGCCAATGCTTCATCCCAATCTTTCTTGATTGGATCTAACCACTGGCGATTTGTTGCTTCAAACAAACCATAAAGCCGGTTGGACATTGTCTCATCAGGGCCAAACATTCTAAAGTTTGTTGGATTCTTCTTAACAACATCACGAAGATAATCTGACCAAACAATCATATCCTGCTTTTCAGTTACACCACGTTTAGAAACATCAACCGCATAGTCTCGATAATCAGGTAGCGACAAATCTTTAGGATCAATTCCGCCATTAGTGATTGGGTTAGCGGCCATTCGTTTCTTACCCTTTGGTGCAATAGCTGCAATTTCAGCCTTTACGCTACCATCTTCATTAAAGAGGTCATCTGGACCGTATGAGCGCAACCATTTAACCAATGAATCAGAATGCTGCATATCAGCTTGATCTACTGGAATTGGAATTTGGTGGGCACGGAATGTACCTTCAATTACCTTGCCATCCCAAGTCTTTGGACCAGTCCAGCCCTTAGGTGAACGAAATACAATTACGGGCCAATCAGGAAGGGTTGTATCGTTATTATCACGGGCGTTCTTCTGAATAGCCTGAATCTTCTCTACAGTCTTATCCATTACCTTAGCCATTTCAGGATTCATCTTTTCAGCATCATCACCCTCAACAAACATTGGATCCCAGTGAAGACTCTTGAAAAATTCAGCCAAGTCTCCATCCGACATCCGACTTGTAAGAGTTGGGTTACTTAACTTATAACCATTAATATCCAAAATTGGAAGGACAGCTCCATCATTAATTGGATTAATGAATCGATTGTGATTCCACGAAGCAGCTAATGGACCAGTTTCAGCTTCACCATCACCGATCACAACTGCAGCGATCTGGTCTGGATTATCAAGAATAGCTCCAACGCCATGAGCAAGTGAATACCCAAGTTCGCCACCCTCATGGATTGAACCTGGTGTAACAGGAGCAGCATGTGATGCAACCCCGCCTGGCCATGAAAATTGCTTAAATAGCTTCTTCATACCTTCTTCATCCTGTGTAATTGCAGGATATGTTTCTGTGTAAGAACCATCAAGATATGAGTTTGACACCATAACTTGTCCACCGTGACCTGGTCCTTCAATATAGAACATGTTTACATTGTACTTGTTAATCACACGGTTAAGGTGTGCATATAAGAAGTTTTGTCCAGGAATAGTTCCCCAATGTCCAATTGGATGTACTTTTACATCGTTTTCTTCCAAATCGCGCTTAAGTAGCGGGTTGTCTTTCAAATATAATTGTCCAACTGATAAGTAATTAGCAGCACGCCAAAACTTAGTCAAGTTATCAAAATACTCTTTAGATGAATAGTCTGTCATGATCTGATCCTTCCCTCGTTTAAGTAGTATTTAATTTACAAAAAGAATTATAACACCAATTTTAAATTGGTTCAATCATTTTTATAATTGGTACGTTCCAATTATAAAAGCATTACTAAATAAGCCTTGTACGCGCTTAGAATATATCAATTTTAAAGTTAATTCTACTAATTTGTTTTAAACATTGAAATAAAAAAACGAACGATAAATATCATTCGTTTAATAGCAGAGAAATGTCTCTTTGCCTACATAAAAATAAGAACCATGACCTAACCCGTCATAATTCTTATTTCCTGTTGCCAGTTCCTATGAGGCGGGCTTCGCCCATAGGAATGGACAGCGTACGAGTATCTTGGTTTTGTGCAACAAAACCTACTCTACTAGACGAGCTAGCAATCCTCACAAGCTAGCGCCTTGTTTCGCTCTCTCTATTTAATCTACCGACACAAACGTCGTATATTTCATCTGTTTATAATGCATTCGCATATTTGAAATCTCAAATGGTGTCCCATCCGCCATGAAAAAAATACCTGCCATCACCCCAACTGGTTCATTAGGCTTTAATCCTAATAATCTTTGATCCTCTTCATTAGATGGATCTGCGGTAATTGATAGGAATGACTTTGTGATTTCCTGCCCCTTAGCTTTCTCAACATAGTTAAAGATTGATTTTCCCACAATATCCCTTGTTAACTCAGGAACAATCTTAATTGGAATATAGCCTGTTTCAATCATAATGGGTTCATCATCTAACAGACGTAGTCTCCGAATCTGATATACAAAATCGTCTGGGTTCAGAAATAAATCTGTTTGCATCTCAGCGGTTGCGGGCACGACAGAAAAATCTAACACCCTAATTCCGGGCTTTTTCCCCTCAGACTTTAAGCTATCCGTAACACCTAGATTAGATCCTTCATCATAATTAAAAGATGATTTACTTTTTAGATACAGGGGATTGATAAACGTTCCAGACCCTCGTTTCTTAAACACAATGCCTTCACGTGCCATCCTACTCAAAGCTCTTTTTATTGAACTTCGACTAACATCATACTCTGTTGAAAGAGAACGTTCATCCGGTAATCGCATTGCCGGAAATTCATTATTGAAAATACGTTTTTCTAAATCACGAATAATTTGTTTATAAATAAGATCGTCCATTCTCTTCACTCCACCGTTATTTGTCATCATTATAGCATAGAGAGTTGATCGAAACGGAACCGCTATCCATCAAACACCATTGTTACCAACTTACTAATTAATTTTATGCTAAAATATTTTTGAAGAAGGTGGACGTTATCGCAAAGAAAAAGAAAAAAGATAAAATCACGAAAACATTAGTAGAACAAATCCTAGAAAAACATAATATTGGATATGAACAGTTCATTTTTCCAACTTACCAAGAAGGCGACGTTAAACAGCTATCTGTAGACCACTTGGATGCAGATGAACACACCATTTACAAAACATTGGCACTGATTGGAAACAAAACTGGCCCTCTCATTGGCGTAGTACCAATTGACGAACATCTAAGTTATAAAAAGCTTGCTAGTGTATCTGGAAATAAAAAAGTGGGCATGATTCCCCTAAAAGATTTAGTGGCAACAACCGGTTATGAACACGGGGCAAATACCCCAATCGGGATTTATGAGACTAAACACTTCCCTATTTACGTTTCAGAAATCGCCAAAAAGCAGGGTAAAATAATCGTTTCATCAGGTAAAATTGGACGTTCAGTAAAAATAGACTCAAATGACCTTATCAAGTTAGTCCGCGGAACCTTCGCTGATATAACCGAATAAAAAACTAATTATCATCTGATTCAGAGTTATTTTCTTTTTCCCTTAATTCACTAACTTGTCGCTCGATTGATGCTAACATCTCAGTTTGAATTCTCTGAATTTCAAGTAAATTAGGTTGGTCTTGCTGAATTAGATGGTCCAGTTTTGAGTGTAACATTCTGATTTCCTCTTCAGATTTTAAATTCACGTGATAATCGTTTTGTGATTGCATTTGCTCATATTCATCTGATCTATTTTGGCTCATCAAAATTAATGGTGCCTGTATCGCTGCAACCATACTCAAAAAAAGATTTAACAAAATGAATGGGTAAGGATCAAAGCTTACCCCAAAAACATGTAAAAGATTAATAATAATCCAAATGATCATGATCAAAATGAAGGAAATAATGAACGTCCAACTACCGCCAAAGTGCGCAACAGCGTCTGCAACACGTTGCCCAAAAGTTAGTGATTTTTGCAGTTTTTCACTTACATCAATAATCTGGTATTTATCATTTTCCATTACACCTGTAAGTTTGTTGTTTAATTTTGCATTTTGGTGCATATCTCTTTTGTACATGTTATCAATGTTTACTAAACGATAATGAATTAGATGCTCACTACAAATAAAATCAGTATCCTTTACTCGTGGATAATCCTTCTTGATCAGCCTTTTGATGCCCGAACTTAAGTCGTTAAAAAACATGCCATTCAAGAGTTCTGTTTCCTTATTATCAACTAAGCATTTATATTGTTGCTTTTTCTTCATGATGTTCCCCCCGTAATAAGTTATTAATATTGCTATATTAAGCCTTCATATGAATAATCAACAAGTAAAAAAATTCAGAAATAAGTTAAATAATCTTGGTTAAAAAACAAGTTTCACAGGTTAACTTTTTTGCAGATAACAGAGAACAGAGCCTTGGCTAACCCCGCCAAGGCTCTGTTCTCTGTTATTTTAAAAACTAATTGGCTTTTTCACTCTCTACTTTAACTTAGTTGGTTGATGTTCCTTTGATGATTCTATAATTTTTACAAGTTGATTTGATTCTAGTTGATTGACAATCCCGTTTGCCGTCACTTCCATCAAACGATCCGTTAAATTATCAGTGAATGCAATCATATGTTCAGTGCCAATTTGTTGTAACTTGGCGTTAATTAAATCAATATACTTATCGAAAGCCTGTTTAGGAAAATCAGTTGCCGTAATTCGATCAATTCCAATTCTAATATCTTCGGTTGAAAAGTTCTGTTTCAGCAACATAACCAGTAGAATATCTGCAATTTGCATAACTTGATACTTCTTTTTAACTGGAGCCACAATGATGTTATGCTTTACATAATTATTAACCATCGATGGTGTCACTGGTTCCAATCCCAACGGTGTCAAATAACCATTCACCAGCGCAATCATCTGATCCATATAAAGATCAAACTTTGGTAATTCATCCCAATGCGGTAGTTTTACATCATGAACCCTTTTTATCCATTTTTCAAATGATTGATAGTCACTCATAATAAAGCACCTCCGCTTTTCATAATCATGATACTATCATTATCTAGTTTTGTAAACCAGATAACCTCGAAGGAGAATTAAAAACGATTATATGGTATTCTATTGGCAAACGAATTTATGAGGAGAAGTTAATTATGTTTGATGCTCAAAAGAAACGTCGGGTTTCCGACGAAGTTAAGGAAGAATTCCCCGAGGCCGTTATTAATGGCTTGTGGAGTACACTACGTCAGATGAAAAAGGATCAGATTGTTGTCACGCCCGTAATTGCATTTGCCTTCAGTGATGATACAACTGACGATGAAATTTATGTGATGGGAATCCAAAATTCCGGAGCAGTTGCCCAAGAATATCCAATTGCATATACTGGTCCGAAGGATTTTCTTGGAAAAGGTACAATTGTAATTATTCAAGATAAGCCTAAAACAATCACAATGAAGATTAGCGAGTTAAACACAGCGGGACAAAAATAATGAAGAAAATTGTATATAGCATTTTATTAGTGTTTATCAGTGTCATAATGGTCGGTTGCTCAACACAGTCGAAAAGCAAGTCTAATAAAACTGCATCGTCCCGAAGTTCCAAAACCTCGGCTCCGACTCAAATATCTGATGCCAGTTTTAAAAATGGACTATTTACAATCGAAAACATTACCTTTGATTTAAACAAGTTCAAAACTGGTCCTTCCGCCACCGAGGGTAAGGATGTTATCATTCAGTACTTCACTGTCACCAATCATGGCAGTAAAAAGATTATGCCTTCTGACCTCTGGTACAAGTACGTTGTAGCTACTCAGAACATCAATGGACGTAATAAAAAACTCGAAAAGGGATCTTTACCCTTTTCAACTGCTGCAACTAAGGACAATAATCTTGAAAATGCATCAGTATCCGAAATGAAGCCTCATGATCAGATTGATTCACTAGGGTCATGGCAAATGATTAGTTCAACTGCAGATGTCGAG is a window of Pediococcus claussenii ATCC BAA-344 DNA encoding:
- a CDS encoding MFS transporter: MSRMTSYQKKVTASTLLGFTLENMDAMFISFSLASIISTLHISNTQAGLLPSITSVGSLIGGILFGILADRFGRVRTLSWSIIIYAIGTTATGFTNSFFMLCLFRVVMGIGASGEYGIAITMLSEAFSRKVLGRMTSFASIAGQIGSIVASVLAAVIIPNLGWHALFFFGIIPVILAVLVRLGMKESAVFREQKYRRDKNQVKGNGWKKLFNTPATAFKTIRLIMMGTVQIAGYYGLMNWLPTIMQKRLNVGVASSSLWMISTIVGMSLGMFCFGMIQDRLGSRVAFSVWLLMSAVVVYLILFAQNQFEMIVAGMILGFFSDGMYGGFGVIISQLYDTDVRATANNTIMGISKGIGNFSSVLIGFLMDNFQLSSVMIFLSVIYLISFMTMYSIKQLHHDQKRSEIVDDGQSVPL
- the ybaK gene encoding Cys-tRNA(Pro) deacylase, translated to MAKKKKKDKITKTLVEQILEKHNIGYEQFIFPTYQEGDVKQLSVDHLDADEHTIYKTLALIGNKTGPLIGVVPIDEHLSYKKLASVSGNKKVGMIPLKDLVATTGYEHGANTPIGIYETKHFPIYVSEIAKKQGKIIVSSGKIGRSVKIDSNDLIKLVRGTFADITE
- a CDS encoding TetR/AcrR family transcriptional regulator, which translates into the protein MYSDKIFTIKADKRNAITNALLTEFSNYSLADSQVARIVKDANISRGAFYNYFKDLSEAYQYLYGLALKDIHSNITHNPTLSSVDFVNEVRSFLKSTEKSTYYHFIQMHYRYNESYVAKRVVPADSQNNIHWAQTVLSHEVIRDSLLQPSTTNDRLKQLSFVLEKLED
- a CDS encoding DUF1003 domain-containing protein is translated as MKKKQQYKCLVDNKETELLNGMFFNDLSSGIKRLIKKDYPRVKDTDFICSEHLIHYRLVNIDNMYKRDMHQNAKLNNKLTGVMENDKYQIIDVSEKLQKSLTFGQRVADAVAHFGGSWTFIISFILIMIIWIIINLLHVFGVSFDPYPFILLNLFLSMVAAIQAPLILMSQNRSDEYEQMQSQNDYHVNLKSEEEIRMLHSKLDHLIQQDQPNLLEIQRIQTEMLASIERQVSELREKENNSESDDN
- a CDS encoding phosphoketolase is translated as MTDYSSKEYFDNLTKFWRAANYLSVGQLYLKDNPLLKRDLEENDVKVHPIGHWGTIPGQNFLYAHLNRVINKYNVNMFYIEGPGHGGQVMVSNSYLDGSYTETYPAITQDEEGMKKLFKQFSWPGGVASHAAPVTPGSIHEGGELGYSLAHGVGAILDNPDQIAAVVIGDGEAETGPLAASWNHNRFINPINDGAVLPILDINGYKLSNPTLTSRMSDGDLAEFFKSLHWDPMFVEGDDAEKMNPEMAKVMDKTVEKIQAIQKNARDNNDTTLPDWPVIVFRSPKGWTGPKTWDGKVIEGTFRAHQIPIPVDQADMQHSDSLVKWLRSYGPDDLFNEDGSVKAEIAAIAPKGKKRMAANPITNGGIDPKDLSLPDYRDYAVDVSKRGVTEKQDMIVWSDYLRDVVKKNPTNFRMFGPDETMSNRLYGLFEATNRQWLDPIKKDWDEALAPAGRILDSQLSEHSAEAWLEAYTLTGRHGIFTSYEAFLRVVDSMITQHFKWIRKADELEWRHDYPSLNIVSTSTSFQQDHNGYTHQDPGILTHLAEKKPEFIREYLPADANSLLAVSPKIMNDRQKVNLLITSKQPRPQFYSIDEAEELVDKGLGIIDWASTDNGKEPDVVFAAAGTEPNMESLAAINILHDQFPDLKIRFINVIDLLKLQSPKLNSHGISDEEFDHYFTKDKPVIFAFHGFEDLIRSIFFDRHNHNLHVHGYREEGDITTPFDMRVLNELDRFHLAQDAINSIPDYDEKGSEFVQEMDNELEKHYQYIRDNGDDLPEVKNWVWKDLK
- a CDS encoding GntR family transcriptional regulator, with protein sequence MDDLIYKQIIRDLEKRIFNNEFPAMRLPDERSLSTEYDVSRSSIKRALSRMAREGIVFKKRGSGTFINPLYLKSKSSFNYDEGSNLGVTDSLKSEGKKPGIRVLDFSVVPATAEMQTDLFLNPDDFVYQIRRLRLLDDEPIMIETGYIPIKIVPELTRDIVGKSIFNYVEKAKGQEITKSFLSITADPSNEEDQRLLGLKPNEPVGVMAGIFFMADGTPFEISNMRMHYKQMKYTTFVSVD
- a CDS encoding RluA family pseudouridine synthase; this translates as MEWTYHRILNERYKVTPLRTLLKENWWLTKKQIHFLRINHNVLVNGNYVPINNLVRPGDRIELKFDSQTIDTPIPPFLADDSVKLDIIFEMNDFLVVNKPAGYKTHSNQPGELNSIMNFLTSYLDPVIPYNVHRLDQATSGALLVAKNPVVLPILNQQISKKIIKRSYLALVEGGLTQTSGTIDFPIGIDPKDQRKRKIGGPHSLSAITHYQVLSSTNNRSLVQLDLETGRTHQIRLHLAAIGHPIIGDPLYSNIKSEHMLLHSWKIKVPIPFTLDCIQLSAGLPQYFKSHIK
- a CDS encoding ABC transporter ATP-binding protein — encoded protein: MTNIKIENVNQIYGKGSAEVKVLHDVNFEAHSGSLNLILGPSGSGKSTFLTIAGGLRTPTSGNIIVDDINYRQSSKKSLEKLRLNEIGFVLQNYRLLPFLNVLEQFKLVDKVKSTGNISSKELESLLESLGIKDLTNKYPTELSGGQQQRVAIARALYPNPSIILADEPTASLDSKRVKEVGRQLADLAHQQNKIVIVVTHDLRLKEFADQKFEINDGYLTKIN
- a CDS encoding universal stress protein; this translates as MLQQYKNILAPVDGSKATETVLDRAIEVAKRNDTHLDILNVLEVNQFSDTYGGAVSGDVIYKLSEDVQDRLEKLKKRAEDAGVKDVSVHIRFGNPKPVIAKEFPTDHHNELIMIGSTGLNALERFMVGSVATYVTRNAICDVLVVKPDMADEQK
- a CDS encoding DUF5067 domain-containing protein; protein product: MKKIVYSILLVFISVIMVGCSTQSKSKSNKTASSRSSKTSAPTQISDASFKNGLFTIENITFDLNKFKTGPSATEGKDVIIQYFTVTNHGSKKIMPSDLWYKYVVATQNINGRNKKLEKGSLPFSTAATKDNNLENASVSEMKPHDQIDSLGSWQMISSTADVELTFYDQNHKQVGTRNLNVNN
- a CDS encoding DUF1836 domain-containing protein, whose translation is MSDYQSFEKWIKRVHDVKLPHWDELPKFDLYMDQMIALVNGYLTPLGLEPVTPSMVNNYVKHNIIVAPVKKKYQVMQIADILLVMLLKQNFSTEDIRIGIDRITATDFPKQAFDKYIDLINAKLQQIGTEHMIAFTDNLTDRLMEVTANGIVNQLESNQLVKIIESSKEHQPTKLK